The DNA segment TTCAGAATCACCTGAGAAgaacaaataaatgttataattatcTTTTAGATATAAGATTTATGGATACACATgctttaagtgattttaaaaatacTATTAGAGTTAGTGTTAGTGTCATTATGTCAATTCCTGCAGCTCCACAGTGATTAGTCAATTACAACTAAAGTGCATTACTCAAAatgtgtacaggtgcatctcagaaaaatgtgaatatcatgaaaaaggtatttattttttgtaatttaattttaaaaagcaaactttcttatattctagattcagtGAACACAAACTTAAATATTggagtattattactattattttttttattcagatggtTATGATTTACAGCTAGGGAAATAAAAagttcagtatctcaaaaaaacactttagcacctgcccacagtgccaaaaccacttccaagtggtttgatgaccatgatataTTACTGCGATTGATTGGCCAGtcaactagggctgggcgatatggagcaaaaaatatatctcgatatattttgctatatctcgatatacgatatatatctcgatatctttacaggaaaaataacccccaaaaaactactgcaaaaacaaatatggcaaatattacatgttaaggggcctatgaaacattttatttttttcttcaccatatgttttattgttacctaattctgtgttttagcatgtgcaattatttaaatgcataaaaacaacttaattagttaaaaacaattcttaaaatagccttatgtgaaatgtttttttcccttcagaaattctgtgtatttacatttttctgattatcaaatgaaggcataaaacattcatttaatttatcttttaattatttaaaattaggcaaactttattttttggtaaactattaaaaataaaacatgggagaaatgttgtgtgattattccttcgtttcattttaatagtagtagtagtgggctatctacattctgctgtacaatagtaatagagttctgtcaaatacttttattttgacgggtttacctttacagttctgtgtatgtgataccacagtctatgatgtgatatgagctagtcttactcaaatcaaacggtcagatgctcatgaagtgactctcagtgcagttctggagatgttcctcatgtgttcacgtgtttatttagagagaggaaagacaatgaaatcagcgcgagcatcacgcgcttccgtgtttaatgaatgaagacgcgcttctgctccattcgttaacacagacacgcagaacatgcaggattcatatttaaatagacttttccgggttaatatttgcagatattagtccatttcgcgatttgatgtaagtgcatgaccgacttttgattaattcatttaaaatttgaccaattccgtgacattctgcgttaaactgtaaattccatttttatgactggattccgcgattccgtccgcgtttcattgggccctacagtagacatctgcctgccgttcgccctacgccttaaaaatgaagtatctccatataatagagccagttgtctttttttttttttttttttttgactagttctctacacgcgaggtgagaggggacaaaagcaaggaggcggggggcgagcccagcacagggaaggcaaacaagcaaagtggcggaatcagaatataaacaatatatcgatatatacgatatgtcaaaatccatatcgtgtttaaaaaatatctcgatatattttaaatatcgagatatcgcccacccctacagtcaactcacctgacctgatcctcagagagaatctatggggtattgtgtagaggaagataagtaacatctgacaaaataTACAGAAgaactgaaggccactatcaaagcAATTCAGtaatgcctcagcagtgccacaggctaaACACCTCGATGCCACACCACATTAATGCAGTAATTTGTgtaaaaggagccccaaccaagtactgagtgcataattaaacctgctttggagaacttgaacatttctgtttagaatatatatatatatatatatatatatatatatatgtgtgtgtgtgtgtgtgtgtgtgtgtgtgtgtgtgtgtgtgtgtgtgtgtgtgtgtgtgtgtgtgtgtgtgtgtgtgtgtgtgtgtgtgtgtgtatgtatttatttatttaatttcagaaaataaaaaactcttgaaatatttcagtttgtgtgcaatgaatctagaatataagaaggtttgcttttttaaaatcagttacaaaaaataaagaacttttccagaTTTAGATCATCTGATCCTTTGGAAAGAGCTCCATAAACTGAACtgacatataaaaaaatgtccaGTGCCTAGAATCCCCAGGTGTACAAGACCCTAGACCTGACATTAGTCTTAAACCTAACCCTTAAATCTGACTGGGTGGTCTGATTAGACAGAATAACTTAGTGACTAAAGCCCAGTGGTAGTTATCAAGCCAGTGGGACTTTAGGACCCAGGAATGAGCAGTAAGGGCTTAAATGTAGAAGGTCTTAAGGGCATGTCTTGCGCTTTGTTGGCGGCTTAGGAAACAGAGGGGAGTGGAACCACGAGTATAAGTGCTATAGGCAGCCAGGTGTTGGCGTCCCAAGTGTGGAAGTGTATGTGTGCATGCGGTCACCAGTAActgaatcgtggaagtgttgcgGAGTGCTATAGGCAGTCAGGTGTTGGCGTCCCACGTGTGGAAGTGAATGTGTGCATGCGGTCACCATTAActgaatcgtggaagtgttgcgGAGTGTAACGCCGGCAGTATGCTTCCCTTAAAGAGTGTGGTGTTGACGTGAGTCGTGAGATGTGGTGGGGTGATTATTATCTGGTTTATTTTGTAGAAGGGGCGGGTAAACAGTAAACTTGTATCCAGGTGCGTATAGTCAAAAAGGCATTGAGACGGTCCCCTGCTTTACGCATGGAGTATATTTATatcccatgttttttttttaacagactgTGCTGGTGTTACAGGGTGTGCTGCTGCTGTGTGTTGGTGCAGGCGGTCTAGACTAAAGTGTAGGCCGTCATTATACCAGGTTCCCGTGTGTTCCTTCATCCGTGCACACTGGCTGGTGCACGCTCTGCCATTTGTGTGTTTAGTGCATGCCTCTGTGTGGACTATCGTCAACTTTACACTAAAACCTGATGTGATGCTTTAACATTACCAAGAATTGAAGAATCACTGGATGCACTCTCTGGAGCGACGCTATTTGACAATGCAAAAATGATGTTTTGCACCCCATTTGGCCTCTGTGAATTTAATCGAATGCCATTTGGTTTGTGCAATGCGCCAGGGACTTTCCAACGCTTAATGGAGAGGATTTTAGGTGACCAAAGTTTCCATTCGTTGTTACTTGGACAATGTGGTCATTTTTTTCTACCTCTTTCCAGGAGCACCTACTGCGGTTAGAGTTGGTTTTGGACCGACTAAGGCAATACGGGCTGAAGCTAAAGCTCAGTAAGTGCCATTTCTTCCAGTCAGAAGTTAAGTACCTGGGGCATGTAATATCAGCTAAGGGTGTCTCTACAGACCCTGATAAAATCAGTCCGCTCAAAGATTGGAAGACCCCAACAACAGTCGGGCAACTGAGGTTGTTTTTAGGCTTTGCCTCTTACTATCGTCGTTTTGTTGAGTGATTCGCAAAATATGCAGCCCCCCTCCACAAACTAGTGTCAAAGTTGCAGCCGGGGCGAAAAAGACCATCTCCATCTTGATCTGGCAGCTCTTTGCATAGCTACTGGGATTGGAGCTGTGAACAAGCGTTTAAGACATTAAAAGATAAGCTGGTCAGTGCACCGGTTTTGGGATATGGGGATTTCAGCATTTCACTTCTTTGTAGTGGAGGTTGATGCCAGTAGCTTGGGTTTGGGGTCGGTGTTGTCCCAGGAACAGGGGGGTGCAACGCTGCCCTATAGCTTATGCAAGCCGTGGCCTGCGACCTTCAGAAAAGAACATGTCTAACTATAGTGCAATGAAATTGGAGTTACTTGCCCTGAAATGGGCTGTAATGGAAACATTTAGAGAATATCTCATTGGGGCTCCATTTACTATATACAGAGATAATAACCCTCTCTGTAACCTTCAAACAGCAAAGCTTGGAGCTAAAGAACAGCGTTGGACATCACAGTTggctttgtttaattttaaagtgGTGTATAGGCCAGGGTCCACCAACAAAAATGCGGACACCCTATCAAGATTGCCAGATGATCTGTCCCCTTGCTCGATGGATGAGGTGGCAGCTGGAATTATTATTCCCGCAGAGATCCAAAGCCACTCATTGGAGCCTGGTAGGTCATGGTTGACCACCTCTTCCGCCATCAAGGCCATTCCCCATCGTAAAAGGGTGGACTTGAAAAGTCTGCAGATTTTAGATCCAGTGATTAGTGCCTTTAGACATTACTGGCAATCAGGCATACCCCCTACAGGAATTGAGCGAGCACAGGAACCCCCCACTGTTGTGGAGTTAGTTAAACAGTGGGCCCGAATCCAGGAGAAAGACGTGGTGGTGTATCGTGCCACCCATGAGCCTGGCGGATGGGAGCCATGCTTGCAGCTGCTGGTACCACAAGTTCTACAGACAGAGGTGCTAACTAGTCTGCGTGATAACCATGGGCATCAGGGGGTGGAGCGTACCACCAGCCTGGTCAAACAGCATGGTTATTGGCCATTTATGCATCGAGACATTGAAGAGTGGTGGAAAAACTGACTGGTGTGTAACTGCCAAAGCGGTACAACCAAAAATCAGGACTTTCATGGGAAGCCTAATGGCTTCCATGCCCTTGGAAATCCTTGCATTAGACATAGCGGTCTAGTGATGGATTTGAAAACCTGTTAGTGATCACAGATATGTTTCCCAAGTATACACGGGGTTTCCCTACACCAGACCAAAAGTCAGGAATGGTGGTCAAAGTACTGACAGAAAATTGGTTTTATAATTATGGTGTCCTGCAACGTATTCACACTGATCAAGGGAAACAATTCGAGGGAGAACTTCTCAAACATCTGTGCCAGCTGTATGGGGTAGAAAAGTCTTGCACAAGTCCATATCACCCAGCAGGCAATGGACAGTGTGAGAGATTCAATAGAACCCTGCACGATCTTTTGCGCACACTGCCTGCAACAAAGAAGAGGCGGTGGCCAGTCCAATTACCTCATGTAGGGTTTGCATACAACACCACGGTTCACCAGTCTACCGGACATTCTCCTTACAAGCTAATGTTTGGCTGTAAGCCCCACCTACCAATAGACTCCCTCCTCGGCGTGGAGAAGGATAAGTCAGTGGAGGGAAGGGTAAGCAATTGGGTCGATTAACATCAGAAACACTTGGCTTCAATCTATAAGGATGCTCGGGAGCACTTAGAAGCGGCAGCCATCTGTAGGGGATGTGTTGATCCAAACACTGTCCCTATTCTTGccactctttttgccactgttgagagactgacaaacatctcaagtcagattcccagtgatatgtgataatcagacagcaaatgcattgagtttgcttctttcttttctgagaagatcataaatatcagaaaggcgattagcacatccttaagtaatgcagaggtcagacagattcggccaaaatatcaaaaagatactatgtctatttttgaaaaaattgatagcaaaattctggaagacatagtgcagcaactaaaattgtcaacctgttgtcttgacacacttcccacatcttttttcaaaagtgtgcttgactgcttaaaagcagatctcttagaagtggtgaatgcctcacttctttctgggacatttccaagctccctaaaaactgcagttgtaaagcccctcctgaaaaagaccaatcttgataacaccattttgagcaattttagaccaatttctaatcttccttttataggtaaaattatagaaaaggccgtttttaatcagctgaacaaatacttaaactcaaatggatacctggacaattttcaatctggtctcctaccgcatcacagcacagagacagcactcattaagataataaatgatattcgcttaaattgtgactctggcaaaatatcggtgctggtattgctagatctcagtgctgcgtttgacactgtcgatcataacatactactagagagactggaaaactgggtcaggttttctgggatggtacttaaatggttcaggtcatacttagaagggagaggctattatgtgagtctaggagagtctaggagagcataagtctaagtgtacgtccatgacatgcggagtcccacaagggtcaattcttgcacctctcttgtttagcctgcctatcacagctatgctgatgatacccagatttacctagccttttctccaaatgactacagccccattgactccctttgccaatgcattgatgaaattaatagttggatgtgccagaactttcttcagttaaacaaggaaaaaactgaagtcattgcatttggaaacaaagatgaagtgttcaaggtgaatgcataccttgactctaggggtcaaacaactaaaaatcaagtcaggaatcttggtgtgattctggagacagaccttagtttcagtagtcatgtcaaagcagtaactaaatcagcatactatcatttaaaaaacattgcaagaattagatgttttgtttccagtcaagacttggagaaacttgttcatgcctttatcaccagcagggtggactattgtaatgggctcctcaccggccttcccaaaaagaccattagacagctgcagctcatccagaacgctgcagTCAGGAtactgactagaaccagaaaatctgagcatatcacaccagtcctcaggtccttacactggcttccagttacatttaggattgattttaaagtacttttacttgtatataagtcactaaatgacctaggaccaaaatatattgcagatatgttcactgaatataaacctaacagagcactcagatcactaggatcaagtcagttagaaataccaagggttcacacaaaacaaggggagtctgcctttagttactatgccgtccgcagttggaatcagcttccagaagagatcagatgtgctaaaacactagtcacatttaaatctagactcaaaacgcatctttttggctgtgcatttattgaatgagcactgtcaaatgtctgaactgattgcactatattttcaatgttttattttattttattttttttatgtaaaatcattttctaactgtttttaaatgtcttaatcattttaaaagttttaaaattgcttgttttatttttgttattatttttcttcatgattattttactttcttttatgtaaagcactttgaattaccattgtgtacgaaatgtgctatataaataaacttgccttgccttgccttgcctattcTTGAGCCTGGTACTTTAGTGTATAGGAGGAATCATCCCCCCAGGTAGACATAAGATCCAAGATATATGGGACTCCATTCCCTATGTAGTGGTTCGGTGTCTGGATGACGTGGGGACATTGTATAAAATCAAGCCGTGAGACCAGGCGGGCTTAGAGAAAAATATTCACCGGACCGAATTAAGACCCCTTCCACCCACGTTGAACCACCGCTCCGTATCCAGCTTTTCCCATGCTTGAAGTAGGCTACCCAGCATTATTTTTTCGCCATTCTCGCACTCTCTTTGGATCAACCGAGAAATGCCTTACCGCTGCGAATTTTGTTTGGCAAATTTGACAACTGTCAGCTTAAATGTCAAATcgtacttttttctttttgtctccaTGGTGGTATTGAGAGAATTAAGAAAAACTGAAGACTAAAAGAAATTCGTTAACCTCTTTGTTATGTTGCCATAGTGATGAGTCGTTCATGAACTGTTGTTGTGTCTGTCACGTGAAATCTAATCAAAACATAGAACACACGATCTGATGGGTTTGAGAAGATCAAATACAACCCGATACTAAAAAAACAGAACAGGCCTCTATTTGAGACTGGCCTTTATTTACCCAAACCTGTCGTCACACCAGGCGTTAAAAAGAGACAGGCGTCTATTTGGGACTCggctattatttgaagttttacggTAACCCTTCAACACCCTCAGTGGTACAGGAGGAGATGGGCCTGGAATTGGTCAGGCGAACTCACGTGCAACAGCACGTCACCATCCTAATCCTTTTAACCCACCCTGGTCGGTGGTGTAACAATAGTTACAAGTGGAGAAGTCTATAGTCCAAGCAGTCTTCAGTGCTACGGTATTGTCTAATGTCTTGTCCACATGTGGTGGTTGGTTCCGGCAGTATGAGCATGGTCACCGGGATGGTGATATTTAAAAAAGGGGGGTAAGTGTAGCCAGTGGGACTTTAGGACCCAGGAATGAGCAGTAAGGGCTTAAATGTAGGAGGTCTTAAGGGCGGATCTTACGCTTTGTTGGTGGCTTAGACAGGAAACAGAGGGTAGTGGAACCATGATTATCAGTGAGTATAGGCAGCCAGGTGTTGGCGTCCCCCGTGTGGaaatgcatgtgtgcatgtggtCACCAGTAACTGAATTGTGAAGGCTACTCACGTTGGTGATGATGTGAGTCATGAGATTTGTTTGGGTGATTTTTATGTGGTTTATTTTGTATAAGGGGCAGGTAAACGGAGTATATgtatattgcatgttttttttttttttttttacagactgtGCTGGCGTTACAGGGTGTGTTGCTGCTGTGTGTTGGTGCGGGCGGTCTAGCCTAAAGTGTAGCCTGTCATTATACCAGGTTCTGTGCGTTCCTTCATCCGTGCGCACTGGCTGGTGCGAAGCACTTTCTGGTTGATGCTGTGTAACCTCGATTTCTGTCGTTGGTGTGCTGAACCTTTTTGGAGCCTTGTACTCATGGTGAATTAAAGGTGGATCCCTGTCAACATTGAGCACTGTGGTCCGGCCCAACATTATTTAGTGTAgattttcatatgaatattggtcTCTGAGAATTCATGTAAGTGCTTCTGATGTATTACTGTCATTAATGGTtggttttatcaaaaataaatgtttatcttGCTTTTGTTACGTCAGCCTTCAGTTGTTTTATTCACTTAGCGTGGGGTATATCTTTATTCTGGGGTACTAGTTGGGTCTCCCATCCCAGTCCAATTAATGGGAGTGGCATAGTTATACTATATGTGGGATAGATCAATCTGGATTAGTTAATACTGTAAGGCCACATACAGAAGGGATTCTCTAAAAACATGGTGCATTCTGGATAGTTACCTTCAGTGTGAACATAGATGGAGAGCTCTCCAGATTTATCTGAAGCCAATTTCTTCCAAGTGTTAGCAGTTAGAAGCCACTCCTCAACCTGACAGTAGTATTGCCCAATATCAGTGGGGCTGATCTGTAGCACAGTCAGTTTATAGTGTGTGGCAAGTGGTCGTCCAAACAGAAGATTTTTATCAGGAATTGCACTGTGTAAGGTACCGTCATGCCTGGCAGAGAACATGGTGAGTGGTCCTTCTTCCTGAACCTTGAACCAGGTGACCTCAAAGCCAGATGTATCACTGGATTGTGAGTCAATGACACAGTCAATGGTGAAAGAAGTCTGATCGTTTGTAATGTTGATCATCCGATTGTTCTTCTGAACACGCAGtttactttctgtttaaattaaaaacaaattcaaagatCAATCAACAAGAACAAAACATGCAGACACCTCTAAAGGAAGATCCTATGTTGATAGTCACAAGCAATATGACAGGGTTTTGAAAATCAATGGTTAGACTGCACTTAGAGATTAAACATGGAATCCCCAGGTGTACAAGACCCTAGCCCTGACATTAGTCTTAAACCTAACCCTTAAATCTGACTGGGTGGTCTGATTAGACAGAATAATTTAGTGACTAAAGCCCAGTGGTAATTATCAAATCGCTTACAGCAGGTATTCTCTAAAAACATGCTGCATTCTGGATAGTTACCTTCAGTGTGAACATAGATGGAGAGCTCTCCAGATTTATCTGAAGCCAATTTCTTCCAGGTGTTAGCAGTTAGAAGCCACTCCTCAACCTGACAGTAGTATTGCCCAATATCAGTGGGGCTGATCTGTAGCACAGTCAGTTTATAGTGTGTGGCAAGTGGTCGTCCAAACAGAAGATTTTTATCAGGAATTGCACTGTGTAAGGTACCGTCATGCCTGGCAGAGAACATGGTGAGTGGTCCTTCTTCCTGAACCTTGAACCAGGTGACCTCAAAGCCAGACGTATCACTGGATTGTGAGTCAATGACACAGTCAATGGTGAAAGAAGTCTGATCGTTTGTAATGTTGATCATCCGATTGTTCTTCTGAACATGCAGtttactttctgtttaaattaaacacaaattCAAAGATCAATCAACAAGAACAAAACATACAGACACCTCTAAAGAAAGATCCTATGTTGATAGTCACAAGCAATATGACAGGGTTTTGAAAATCAATGGTTAGACTGCACTTAGAGATTAAACATGGAATCCCCAGGTTTACAAGACCCTAGCCCTGACATTAGTCTTAAACCTAACCATTAAATCTGACTGGGTGGTCTGATTAAACGGAATAATTTAGTGACTAAAGCCCAGTGGTAATTATCAAATCGCTTACAGCAGGGATTCTCTAAAAACATGCTGCATTCTGGATAGTTACCTTCAGTGTGAACGTAGATGGAGAGCTCTCCAGATTTATCTGAAGACAATTTCTTCCAAGTGTTAGCAGTTAGAAGCCACTCCTCAACCTGACAGTAGTATTGCCCCATATCAGTGAAGCTGATCTGTGGCACAGTCAGTTTAAAGTGTGTGGCAAGTGGTCGTCCAAACAAAAGGTTTTTCTCGCTAATTGCACTGTGTAAGGTACCGTCACGCCTGGCAGAGAACATGGTGAGTGGTCCTTCTTCCTGAACCTTGAACCAGGTGACCTCAAAGCCAGATGTATCACTGGATTGTGAGTCAATGACACAGTCAATGGTGAATGAAGTCTGATGATTTGTAATGTTGAGCATTTGATTGTCCTTCTGAACACGCAGtttactttctgtttaaattaaacacaaattCAAAGATCAATCAGCAAGAACAAAACATACAGACACCTCTAAAGGAAGATCCTATGTTGATAGTCACAAGCAATATGACAGGGTTTTGAAAATCAATGGTTAGACTGCACTTAGAGATTAAACATGGACAAGATGTAAATGGTTGCATTACCGATACTGCGAACTGTGACTGTAGTAGTGCCTGACTGGGCACGTGCCATTTGTTTCCACTGGCCATAACAATCATGCTGGTACTGCTCAACTCTGCACTGGTAGCTTCCACTATCAGCTTTATCAGAGTTTAATACTGCCAGATGGAAAGTATCAGAATTAGGTCTGGAGAAGTGTAACCTGTCCTGATACTCTGTATGGTACTGTAGACGACCATCATGAGAGTAGGACAGTAATGGTATCCCACTAGTTGACCCTGGTCTATTAAACACCCATCTGAGACTGTAGTGATGAGTAGGGTCATCTTTTTCTACATTCAGGGAGCATTCAAGATCAAACTTCTCTCCTTCTTTGATATCAAGATTATTGTCTTCCTTGTCCATGGTAAAGCTGACATTTTTTTGTTGATCCTCAGTGTCAACATGGACAGATATCTTCCCAGATATGTCTTGACCTATACTTCTCCACTTATTTGCAGCTGTCTGAATCCATTCAACAACCTGACAGTGGTAAAGGCCAGTATCAGTGGGTTTGACGTTTGGCACTGTCAGCTTATAGCGCATGGCACTTGGGCGTCCAAACACCAGCTCTTTATCATCGATTGCACTGTGTAAGGTACCATCACGGCTGGCATTGAAGATGATGACAGGTCGTTCATTTATCAGACCCCTGGACCAAGTCACCTCAAACACAGATGTATCACTGGACCGTGATTTAATGACACAGTCAATGGTGAACCCTGCTTGTAGATTAGTAATGGTCAGGCTTTTTTCCTCCTTGTTAACCTGCAGTTTgttctctaatttttttttttttttttgtggggggatAATGCATTAATGTTCTTTTCAATTTTCCCGGTGATTTCAAAATTTCTTAATTGAAATTTAGAGTACTCACCTATAAGCTGAACAGTAACATTGGTAAAACCTGACTTGTCCCTTGCCTTAAGTGACCATTGACCTTTACAGTCCAGCTGGTACTGTTGAACTTCACAGTAGTAGCGCCCCCTGTCTTCCTGGATGGATCTATGGATAGTCAAGTGAAAGACACCCACTTCTGGGGTGTAGAAGTGAAGTCGTCCCACAAGCTCCGAGTCAAAGGTTTTGTACTTCAGAAGGCCATCATGGCTATATGTCAGAAGTGCAGAACTGGAGGACTGGTATTGGTTAAACATCCAGGTAAGGGAGTAACGAAGAGTGGGATCAGACCCAATGCCCTCCACTGAGCATTTCAACTTTACCTGCTTTCCCTCTTCAACCTTCAACTGAGTGTCAGCTTTATTCATTTTGAAATCACTGgctgaaaccaaaaaaaaaaaaaaaaaaacaataagtacaGTATCAGTAATTGGATCATGAcgtttttattttctattgtaaatttattaattattgaatttattatatatttttatttattgaaaaatacatttaaaaaaatcatgcatGCAATGATTTAAATCTATACTGAgcacatttaatttgtttttattaaaagtaatttttgtCCCAACATACTTTCAAGTCAGTTCGTAACTAGTTTATTTTTTGGTGTATCAGGTggcaatttgtattttattttattattattattatttttttttttttttgtaatcaaatGTTTCCATAAAAAATACTTTGTAAGCATACAAAATTACCACCTTGTAAaactttgttttcattaaaaagttgtctattattgttttgttcttttgaaaatggcagtgaattttttttatttttatattagaaaCATTTTAACACTTTTGAAATCaacataaatacaatataaatacatttcttagATTTGTTGTCACTCTCAAGGACCCTTAATAATCAGCTAAACTTATGTTTGTGTAAAACACAGTTCagtggaaaaggaaaaaaaataataataataattcagtaagGTAAATATGTTTTTACCTTTCTCTTTGACAACCAGCTCTGTGGTAACAGACATTTTCTTGAGGGAATACCAGTCACCAAGAGGATCCTGGAGCCACTCTTCCACCTCACAGTGATATTGTCCACTGTCAGATGTTCTGACCTGCTGGATAGTCATCTGgaagttctgtttctgtcttatttccAAACGGATCCTCTGGTCCATCTCTAGGCCGGCTGCAGGGCCAAACTTGACAACAGCATCTAGGTCCATAGTTAAGAG comes from the Carassius gibelio isolate Cgi1373 ecotype wild population from Czech Republic chromosome B9, carGib1.2-hapl.c, whole genome shotgun sequence genome and includes:
- the LOC127965497 gene encoding immunoglobulin superfamily member 3 isoform X1; the encoded protein is MVDFWCQKWKLPLLLCLTGLLQWDLCSGQIQVQIQEGPLYRVKGYPISISCNTTGFTGPSERDFDFILKKQNMEINIISTSKEDFSYGMFSGRIRNKEIYVVRLSGSSVVLWIKDLQESDAGDLLCATLHTGGAYYGDYDDEAKLNVIADTLEASYSGSPSQSLSEGDPLQLECQVSSQTFQHTHLSVTWFLHDEDDKNPRPIITLDKDLTVKPGAGFEDRYRAGLISMDKVEDTTYRLKMPQVQQSDQGKFFCKAIEWIQDPDRSWTQIAHKTTTACDVEIKRIEVAPEAGSFSVNLKASKGPLQEGDALDIRCSVNAQNLPGHFFSVTWLKDQQRVAQIGSSGVLTVFDSYKERENAAEMIAVKTSHMDYLLTIRSARTEDLGQYQCEVWQENMNADGTFKKLQKQMSSPETVSITAKESNLAVVMLMKEAVTEGDALHVSCSVSGFKGPLSVSWQHKKDPGASFSDVVSVTHEGVMKDVGARYQSRNVQTFHSPAGNFTLQLGASSVSDSGEYKCIVSEWTVQSNGEMKAITQSQQKAIKVNSVESLMVVSLTSRTSNVPIDSSVQLLCRVRVPKVSLALRWMFQPHNSTVQTNILSISHTGEMEWRADQRNYQLNIQAQPGDTRFTLMVPRASKQQEGQYQCQVDAYQKDVQKAFKNSNLLAVIVHKPDSKMSLFSPTSRLETTVDTDAKLECSVTRTTTNTSRFTVTWMFGSQVLLTMDLDAVVKFGPAAGLEMDQRIRLEIRQKQNFQMTIQQVRTSDSGQYHCEVEEWLQDPLGDWYSLKKMSVTTELVVKEKASDFKMNKADTQLKVEEGKQVKLKCSVEGIGSDPTLRYSLTWMFNQYQSSSSALLTYSHDGLLKYKTFDSELVGRLHFYTPEVGVFHLTIHRSIQEDRGRYYCEVQQYQLDCKGQWSLKARDKSGFTNVTVQLIENKLQVNKEEKSLTITNLQAGFTIDCVIKSRSSDTSVFEVTWSRGLINERPVIIFNASRDGTLHSAIDDKELVFGRPSAMRYKLTVPNVKPTDTGLYHCQVVEWIQTAANKWRSIGQDISGKISVHVDTEDQQKNVSFTMDKEDNNLDIKEGEKFDLECSLNVEKDDPTHHYSLRWVFNRPGSTSGIPLLSYSHDGRLQYHTEYQDRLHFSRPNSDTFHLAVLNSDKADSGSYQCRVEQYQHDCYGQWKQMARAQSGTTTVTVRSIESKLRVQKDNQMLNITNHQTSFTIDCVIDSQSSDTSGFEVTWFKVQEEGPLTMFSARRDGTLHSAISEKNLLFGRPLATHFKLTVPQISFTDMGQYYCQVEEWLLTANTWKKLSSDKSGELSIYVHTEESKLHVQKNNRMINITNDQTSFTIDCVIDSQSSDTSGFEVTWFKVQEEGPLTMFSARHDGTLHSAIPDKNLLFGRPLATHYKLTVLQISPTDIGQYYCQVEEWLLTANTWKKLASDKSGELSIYVHTEESKLRVQKNNRMINITNDQTSFTIDCVIDSQSSDTSGFEVTWFKVQEEGPLTMFSARHDGTLHSAIPDKNLLFGRPLATHYKLTVLQISPTDIGQYYCQVEEWLLTANTWKKLASDKSGELSIYVHTEGDSEKQTDPLGTALGVTIPLICFLVLVIILLLIKDHKRDSELKKKKECLWAENNPLTPLPERTCATEDYS